The Aureispira anguillae genome contains a region encoding:
- a CDS encoding helix-turn-helix domain-containing protein, protein MKIYVKNMVCRRCKIVVKAVLDQLKINYVAINLGEIELAGDLTKGERKLLVDEFKLVGFELINDEKSKTIERIKTLIIDLVHHQNNQLTYPLSEYLSKDLLQSYAALSSLFSEVEQQTIEQFYIAQKIERVKELLVYGELTLSQIALDLNYSSTGHLSSQFKKVTGFTPTYFKQLKDKKRKQIEEL, encoded by the coding sequence ATGAAAATATACGTTAAAAATATGGTTTGTCGCCGCTGCAAAATAGTAGTAAAAGCAGTATTGGATCAATTAAAAATTAACTATGTTGCCATTAATTTAGGCGAAATAGAATTGGCAGGCGATTTGACAAAAGGAGAACGAAAGTTACTAGTGGATGAGTTTAAGTTGGTCGGCTTTGAATTAATTAATGACGAAAAAAGCAAAACAATAGAGCGCATTAAAACCCTGATTATTGATTTGGTACACCACCAAAATAATCAATTAACTTACCCCTTATCCGAATATCTATCCAAAGACCTTTTACAAAGTTATGCAGCTTTGAGCAGCCTATTTTCGGAAGTAGAACAGCAGACGATTGAACAATTTTACATTGCTCAGAAAATAGAACGAGTAAAAGAATTGTTGGTCTATGGTGAATTGACGTTAAGCCAAATTGCTTTGGATTTAAATTACAGCAGCACTGGTCATTTGAGCAGCCAATTTAAAAAAGTAACTGGTTTTACACCAACTTATTTTAAACAATTAAAAGATAAGAAGCGAAAGCAAATTGAAGAGTTGTAA
- a CDS encoding leucine-rich repeat domain-containing protein yields MKYTFYLLLLFFSCTACHYQLNLTHRQDPNKTQKQFRKAKRSTSLSYKANSDSLANSILPKITRKKYKDIFFNIRDSAYSDVVLQQLSKLRKVNQLKIVVNNKQYYDFSPILSIPTIKSLILYNLNTVERYKIRHSSKTSIQETHQAITEYCSQKQRLQLIDRFHAAAFAPSIQKIDYSNNYLIAIPPSLGKLPKLKELHLTYNFIHRLPTNLNDFKKLEELNLYHNYLDSLSTALLSLQKLKRLNLNSNGINEFSIVLTQLSTLEKLNIGSNNIKAIPKEIAKMEALKELDLSVNPLYRIPEEIITIPNLEYLDVSSTKLLHIPPYIKDMPKLKKLDLMDNELTVLPPELFQIASLEDLDLMDNFISKIPENIGDLKQLKLLDLSFNKITKLPKSIGALPQLRMLDLRGTPLTALPEELGNLKQLKILHFYDNKIKQFPKSLQNLNQLKLVTLSNSQLAELPAIVPYWSNLVSLDLSYNSLSGLPLEFSNLKQLRGLKLQENQLKEFPLVLTECKSLVALNLGSNKIKTIPKEINQLKKLRTLDLSFNQLTSLPKELRQLKKLRHLILNYNAIPKAEIEQLQKEMPYTKIVF; encoded by the coding sequence ATGAAATACACGTTCTATCTACTGTTACTTTTTTTTAGTTGTACCGCTTGTCATTACCAACTTAATTTAACCCATCGCCAAGATCCCAATAAAACTCAAAAACAATTTCGAAAGGCAAAACGATCAACTAGCTTATCTTACAAAGCCAACAGCGATTCTTTAGCGAACAGTATCTTACCCAAAATAACACGCAAGAAGTACAAAGATATATTTTTCAACATACGAGATAGCGCTTATAGTGATGTTGTACTTCAACAACTCTCCAAGCTTCGTAAAGTGAATCAACTAAAAATAGTCGTTAACAACAAACAATACTATGATTTTAGTCCTATTCTATCTATCCCCACCATAAAATCATTGATTCTATATAACTTAAACACCGTAGAACGTTATAAAATTAGGCACTCCTCCAAAACGTCTATCCAAGAAACGCATCAGGCGATTACTGAATACTGTTCCCAAAAGCAACGTCTACAGCTTATCGATCGTTTTCACGCAGCAGCCTTTGCCCCCTCGATCCAAAAAATTGATTATTCTAATAACTATTTAATCGCTATTCCTCCTAGTTTAGGAAAACTTCCAAAACTCAAAGAATTGCACCTTACGTACAATTTTATTCACCGCCTTCCTACCAATCTAAATGATTTTAAAAAATTGGAAGAATTGAATCTGTATCACAATTATTTAGATAGTCTTTCAACGGCGCTGCTTTCGCTCCAAAAATTAAAACGACTCAACCTCAATTCTAATGGCATCAATGAGTTTTCTATTGTTTTGACCCAACTTTCTACATTAGAAAAGCTTAATATAGGCTCTAATAACATCAAAGCAATCCCTAAAGAAATTGCCAAGATGGAGGCGCTAAAAGAATTAGATTTAAGCGTCAATCCCTTGTATAGAATTCCCGAAGAGATCATCACGATCCCCAACCTAGAATATTTAGATGTTAGCTCTACCAAACTCCTGCATATTCCTCCCTACATCAAAGATATGCCTAAGCTCAAAAAGCTTGATTTGATGGACAATGAGTTAACCGTGCTTCCTCCTGAGTTGTTTCAAATAGCCTCTTTAGAAGATTTGGACTTAATGGATAACTTTATTAGCAAAATACCTGAAAATATAGGCGATCTAAAACAGCTAAAACTATTGGATTTAAGTTTTAATAAGATCACAAAACTCCCAAAGTCTATTGGTGCCTTACCCCAACTAAGAATGCTAGATTTACGAGGCACCCCACTAACTGCTTTGCCTGAAGAATTGGGCAATTTAAAGCAACTTAAAATCTTACATTTTTATGATAATAAGATTAAGCAATTTCCCAAATCGCTACAAAATTTAAACCAATTAAAATTGGTCACTTTATCCAATAGTCAGTTGGCAGAACTCCCTGCCATTGTCCCTTATTGGTCTAATTTAGTGTCCTTAGATTTATCTTATAATAGCCTATCTGGGCTACCGTTAGAATTTAGTAATCTAAAACAGCTCCGTGGGCTAAAACTACAAGAAAACCAATTGAAGGAATTTCCATTGGTACTCACTGAATGCAAATCATTGGTCGCCTTAAACCTTGGCAGCAATAAAATCAAAACAATTCCCAAAGAAATTAATCAACTTAAAAAATTGCGTACCCTTGATTTAAGTTTTAATCAATTAACAAGCCTCCCCAAAGAACTACGTCAGCTAAAAAAACTACGTCATTTAATTCTTAATTATAATGCGATTCCTAAAGCAGAGATAGAACAATTACAAAAAGAAATGCCTTATACTAAAATTGTTTTTTAA
- a CDS encoding HTTM domain-containing protein: MNTIINLLSKKISIAPLLVFRILFGLMVAYGALWSIGKGDIQMRYLKPTFFFKYYGMEWLEFVGDTGIYFLYAVWILSALGIILGAFYRLSIGSFFLVFTYLQALDATNYINHYYAISILALFLTLLPANAALSIDAWRKPQIKQHEIPYWYIGVFQVQVALIYTFAAIAKMNSDWLLAAMPLKIWLLQSQDFPLIGSLFKYHAVHLGMSWIGFLFDLTIAWWLWNSKTRKWAYIVVVIFHTMTGLLFNIGLFPILMIFSTIVFFSPNSQLSVLQRLGVKLSTQKSPQADHKLLICFFSLHFFVQVILPFRHHLLYNSNPLWSEEGYRFSWWVMLLEKEGMATFYVEDPNSERHWVVSNLEFLTPFQEKRMAIRPDHILQYAHHLAAVYARRYEIKDPIVRAEVFVAMNGRVSQQLIDPTVNLAAEKRSLWQKDWILPLQDAQ; encoded by the coding sequence TTGAATACAATAATCAACCTACTTTCTAAGAAAATATCAATTGCCCCCCTGCTTGTTTTCCGAATACTATTTGGACTAATGGTTGCTTATGGCGCACTTTGGTCAATTGGCAAAGGAGATATTCAAATGCGCTATTTGAAGCCTACCTTTTTTTTTAAGTACTATGGGATGGAATGGTTAGAATTTGTAGGCGATACAGGAATTTATTTTCTGTATGCAGTATGGATATTGAGCGCCCTAGGAATTATTTTGGGTGCTTTTTATCGATTATCAATCGGTAGCTTTTTTTTGGTGTTCACCTATTTGCAGGCCTTAGATGCAACCAACTATATCAATCATTATTATGCCATTTCTATTTTAGCATTATTTTTAACTTTATTGCCTGCCAATGCTGCTTTGTCTATCGATGCTTGGAGAAAGCCCCAAATTAAGCAGCATGAAATTCCTTATTGGTACATAGGTGTTTTTCAAGTACAAGTTGCCTTGATTTATACATTTGCAGCCATTGCAAAAATGAATTCAGATTGGTTATTGGCTGCCATGCCTTTAAAAATTTGGTTGTTGCAAAGCCAAGATTTTCCCCTGATAGGAAGCTTGTTTAAATACCATGCCGTTCATTTGGGAATGAGTTGGATTGGCTTTTTATTTGACTTGACAATTGCTTGGTGGTTGTGGAATTCCAAAACAAGAAAATGGGCTTATATCGTAGTGGTTATTTTTCATACCATGACAGGTTTATTGTTTAATATCGGCTTATTTCCTATTCTAATGATTTTTAGTACAATTGTATTTTTTAGCCCTAACAGCCAGCTTTCTGTTTTACAACGATTAGGGGTAAAACTAAGTACTCAAAAAAGCCCCCAAGCGGATCACAAACTGTTAATTTGTTTTTTTAGCCTTCATTTTTTTGTACAAGTAATTCTACCTTTTCGACATCATCTGTTGTACAACAGCAATCCACTATGGTCAGAGGAGGGCTACCGTTTTTCATGGTGGGTCATGTTATTAGAAAAGGAAGGGATGGCAACCTTTTATGTAGAAGATCCAAATTCTGAACGGCATTGGGTGGTTTCTAATTTAGAGTTTTTAACTCCTTTTCAAGAAAAAAGAATGGCAATACGTCCTGATCATATTCTACAATATGCGCATCATTTGGCTGCTGTTTATGCCAGACGCTATGAAATAAAAGATCCAATTGTTCGAGCAGAAGTATTTGTAGCAATGAATGGGCGAGTAAGCCAACAGTTGATAGATCCCACTGTTAACTTAGCCGCCGAAAAACGTAGCCTTTGGCAAAAAGACTGGATTTTGCCTCTTCAAGATGCTCAATAA
- a CDS encoding lysophospholipid acyltransferase family protein: MDLSNRPSDKQVKQMFNLFKPLFWLNDPVFYDAHLIPEKGPVLFVGNHTLLGLWDASIMWFKLYNDKNIFTYSLGDRAHFQIPFWRDLASQFGMVEASRKNCTELMQNQQYTLVFPGGAREAFKNKGEAYKLKWNNRTGFVKMAIEHQCTIVPFSAVGAEECYELVWDSKEILSSPLGLLLKQFGARKDMIIPIVKGVGLTPLPKPQRFYYKFSKPIATTKYKGMAQDEETIQGLKAIVRQNIEEGIDDLLEIRDKDPNKTLFKRILSQMLHK; encoded by the coding sequence ATGGATTTATCAAATCGCCCCTCTGACAAACAAGTAAAACAAATGTTTAATTTATTTAAGCCTTTGTTTTGGCTCAATGATCCTGTTTTTTACGATGCCCACCTTATTCCAGAAAAAGGGCCTGTTTTATTTGTTGGAAATCACACCTTATTAGGACTCTGGGATGCCAGCATCATGTGGTTCAAGTTATACAATGACAAAAATATATTTACCTACTCTTTAGGCGATCGAGCACATTTTCAAATTCCCTTTTGGAGAGATTTGGCGAGTCAGTTTGGTATGGTAGAAGCCAGCCGTAAGAACTGTACAGAGTTAATGCAAAATCAGCAATATACCTTGGTTTTTCCAGGAGGCGCAAGAGAAGCTTTTAAAAATAAAGGAGAAGCCTATAAACTAAAATGGAACAATCGAACAGGGTTTGTAAAAATGGCCATCGAACATCAATGTACAATTGTGCCCTTTTCGGCTGTTGGAGCTGAAGAGTGTTATGAATTGGTTTGGGATAGCAAAGAGATTTTATCTTCTCCTTTAGGGCTGCTGCTCAAACAATTTGGGGCTCGCAAAGATATGATTATACCTATTGTCAAAGGAGTTGGTCTAACTCCCTTACCCAAACCTCAACGATTTTATTATAAATTCAGTAAACCAATCGCTACCACCAAATACAAAGGTATGGCTCAAGATGAAGAGACCATACAGGGCTTAAAAGCTATTGTGCGCCAAAATATAGAAGAAGGCATCGATGATTTGCTAGAAATTCGTGACAAAGATCCCAATAAAACCCTTTTTAAAAGGATTTTATCCCAGATGTTGCACAAATAA
- a CDS encoding 4'-phosphopantetheinyl transferase family protein, producing the protein MPILLKYQQSNFELLIWQIIESSSSLEQQLQLPKNQSLLLQKKYSHSEAWQQWLASRCGLQELFNTSYLNFQKNKLGKLELIDQSFQLSISHSGNYISVAKSKQPIGIDLQVPSPKLERIAAKYIAPKVLSTLKNSPYYIDYLHLYWGIKEALFKAYGQGQVNFIQHLHISPFAISRQGTTTAKIIKPAFEATYKVFYEKTSNYYLCVVTKV; encoded by the coding sequence ATGCCTATCTTACTAAAATATCAACAGTCCAATTTTGAGCTACTCATTTGGCAAATCATAGAATCATCTTCTTCTCTAGAGCAACAACTACAGTTACCTAAGAACCAATCGCTTTTGCTTCAGAAAAAGTACAGCCATTCAGAAGCTTGGCAGCAGTGGTTGGCAAGCCGATGTGGGCTACAAGAACTCTTTAATACTTCCTATTTAAATTTTCAGAAAAATAAACTTGGTAAGTTAGAATTAATCGATCAATCCTTCCAACTCTCCATTAGTCATAGTGGAAACTATATTTCGGTTGCTAAATCCAAACAACCCATTGGTATTGATTTGCAAGTTCCTAGCCCTAAGTTAGAGCGAATTGCCGCTAAATATATTGCTCCTAAGGTATTGTCTACGCTAAAAAACAGCCCTTATTATATCGATTATCTACATCTCTATTGGGGCATCAAAGAAGCCCTGTTTAAAGCTTATGGACAGGGGCAGGTCAATTTTATCCAACATCTACACATTAGCCCCTTTGCAATTTCTAGGCAAGGCACTACTACCGCAAAAATTATTAAACCCGCATTTGAAGCAACCTATAAAGTTTTTTATGAAAAGACTTCAAATTATTACCTTTGTGTTGTAACTAAAGTTTAA
- a CDS encoding M56 family metallopeptidase gives MINYILLSSLLSIIGGLFYFGFLKGRLQVLQAKYVLLGIMALSWTVPAMVPNLPNYTVALEKEYLLDYHNYDDWNVVDIEDQNLVACYETAENSKELCHCEVKQQSNVLYYQSNPYYNFIITCKSPCFWFFVMMFLIFLMDLAVKMACLVYLVVKSPSEKRVLAGTTFYILRPEQKMPLAISSFSLWKHYVIAHPNLEANFSEREMEAILLHEVAHLRQRDTWQQMLLHLLKCVWWMQPMYYFFKRELEHLNEYVADDFAAEYIGNAKFYAKTLLKAKEKQGQQEQLSLVVCFAQGLFKQRIVRLVSTPNTHYKPNWLLTLILVGGVFWSTSIVALPVLQEQDIAIKQYEILQEKNSITGKYEFCKSCILEELSNRSK, from the coding sequence ATGATAAATTATATACTACTCTCTTCTTTGTTATCTATAATAGGAGGGCTGTTCTATTTTGGATTCTTAAAAGGGCGGCTGCAAGTACTACAAGCAAAGTATGTTCTTTTGGGAATAATGGCTTTGAGTTGGACGGTACCAGCTATGGTTCCTAATTTGCCCAATTATACAGTTGCCTTAGAGAAAGAATATTTATTGGATTATCATAATTACGACGATTGGAATGTTGTAGATATTGAGGATCAAAATTTAGTAGCTTGCTATGAAACGGCTGAAAATAGTAAAGAACTCTGTCACTGTGAGGTAAAACAGCAATCCAATGTCTTGTATTACCAATCCAATCCATACTACAATTTTATTATTACCTGTAAAAGCCCTTGTTTTTGGTTTTTTGTAATGATGTTTTTGATTTTTCTAATGGATTTGGCTGTAAAAATGGCTTGTTTGGTTTATTTAGTGGTCAAGAGCCCAAGTGAAAAAAGAGTATTGGCAGGAACTACTTTTTATATACTTCGACCAGAGCAAAAAATGCCTTTAGCCATTAGCTCTTTTAGTTTATGGAAACATTATGTGATTGCTCATCCCAATTTAGAAGCTAATTTTTCTGAACGAGAAATGGAGGCTATTTTATTGCACGAAGTGGCACATCTACGCCAACGGGATACGTGGCAACAAATGTTGTTGCATTTATTGAAGTGTGTTTGGTGGATGCAACCGATGTATTATTTCTTCAAACGAGAATTAGAACATCTCAATGAATATGTGGCGGATGATTTTGCGGCCGAATATATTGGCAATGCAAAATTCTATGCCAAAACCTTGTTGAAAGCCAAAGAGAAACAAGGGCAGCAAGAGCAATTAAGTTTAGTGGTTTGTTTTGCACAAGGATTATTCAAACAGCGTATTGTCCGATTGGTAAGCACTCCCAATACACACTATAAACCAAATTGGTTGTTAACATTGATATTGGTAGGGGGCGTGTTTTGGAGTACCAGCATTGTGGCACTGCCCGTTTTGCAAGAACAAGATATTGCGATTAAGCAATATGAAATATTACAGGAAAAAAACTCCATAACAGGAAAGTATGAGTTTTGCAAAAGTTGTATTCTAGAAGAATTAAGTAATCGTTCAAAATAA
- a CDS encoding BlaI/MecI/CopY family transcriptional regulator, with translation MTRILTPLELQVMNLLWKKEKVFIKDLLEAWPVDKDGKKPAYNTVSTIVRILEKDKGFIGYKAYGRTHEYFPLISKSDYQKTFLKNAIDKVFAGSVTSLVSALVDDEKVNQDEMDELKKLLEE, from the coding sequence ATGACAAGGATACTAACACCTTTAGAGTTGCAAGTGATGAACTTGCTTTGGAAAAAAGAGAAGGTTTTTATTAAGGATCTCTTAGAGGCTTGGCCCGTAGATAAGGATGGTAAAAAACCTGCTTATAATACTGTTTCTACCATTGTAAGAATTTTGGAAAAAGACAAAGGATTTATTGGGTACAAGGCCTATGGGCGAACCCATGAGTATTTCCCCTTAATTAGCAAAAGTGATTATCAAAAAACGTTTCTAAAAAATGCAATTGATAAGGTCTTTGCAGGTTCGGTGACCAGTTTAGTTTCTGCTTTGGTTGATGACGAAAAGGTTAACCAAGATGAAATGGATGAATTAAAAAAATTATTGGAGGAATAA
- the pbpC gene encoding penicillin-binding protein 1C, whose product MKGIKQHKRKLLGGGIILLIGYYFCLPATLFLNPTSTVLFDKNGALLGAKIARDGQWRFPHNDSVPYKFKKAIIAFEDKRFEQHWGIDIWAILRAIRLNTQQGRRVSGGSTLTMQTLRMARNNPDRTVVEKIKEALLATRLEWSYSKSDILGLYASNAPFGGNVVGLDAAAWKYFGRSAQQLSWAESCMLAVLPNSPSLIHLGRNRKKLKKKRDWLLDKLYNNGEMDSLTCSLAKLENLPQKPKPLPRLSPHLLERVHKELVLSGNSNGIIHSTIDLSVQTQINAILNRHYQVLKSNEIYNAAALVIEVETGDVVAYTGNVPQASVEHSPAVDIITAPRSSGSILKPFLYAAMLHDGEMTSSTLFPDIPSHFGGYTPMNYDESYSGAVKANRVITKSLNIPSVYMLKRYGMMRFADKLRRLGMTTLKYSAKHYGLTLILGGAEASLWDLGAMYSGMARNLNNVYAYNGWYDPNNFRKLNYLNANSKGRLTMEEQNVLQKSTPLSAAAIWHTFEAMQEVVRPNEDVFWKSFPSADRVAWKTGTSFGFRDAWAVGCTPEYVVAIWVGNADGEGRPGLVGVHAAAPILFDAFRILNTDKTWFEQPYDELLELSICKQSGHIASEYCTDVVKRYEPKSSSKSKVCPYHKRIHLSKDQFHQVHSDCEWPMNMVSANYFVLPPAQSWYYQKKHPSYKIVPSYRSDCKTSLENRQKKRMALIYPEANMKIYVPTNLDETKSRTVFEAKHSDVHAQLFWHLDNSYIGQTQELHYMELNPTPGKHTITIVDEDGESIRREFVIIAGEEK is encoded by the coding sequence ATGAAAGGAATTAAACAACACAAACGGAAATTATTAGGAGGAGGGATTATATTGTTAATAGGCTATTATTTTTGTCTACCTGCTACACTCTTTTTAAATCCGACTTCTACCGTTTTATTTGACAAAAACGGCGCTTTGTTAGGAGCTAAAATTGCTAGAGATGGACAGTGGCGATTTCCACACAACGATTCGGTTCCTTACAAATTTAAAAAAGCAATAATAGCCTTTGAGGACAAGCGATTTGAACAACATTGGGGCATTGATATATGGGCAATTCTTAGAGCCATTCGACTCAATACGCAGCAAGGACGCCGAGTAAGTGGTGGCAGCACACTTACGATGCAGACCTTGAGAATGGCAAGAAACAATCCCGATAGGACAGTTGTTGAAAAAATTAAAGAGGCATTATTGGCTACTCGTTTAGAATGGTCGTATTCCAAGTCTGATATTTTGGGGCTTTATGCCTCCAATGCGCCTTTTGGAGGGAACGTAGTGGGGCTGGATGCCGCAGCATGGAAATATTTTGGACGAAGTGCTCAACAGTTGTCATGGGCAGAATCTTGTATGCTGGCTGTATTGCCCAATAGTCCTAGTTTGATTCACTTGGGACGAAATCGAAAAAAACTCAAAAAAAAGCGAGATTGGTTATTGGACAAATTATATAATAATGGCGAAATGGATAGCCTTACTTGTTCTTTAGCAAAGCTTGAAAACTTGCCGCAAAAGCCTAAGCCACTTCCTCGTTTAAGTCCTCATTTACTAGAACGGGTGCACAAAGAATTAGTGTTAAGTGGCAACAGCAATGGCATTATTCATTCTACCATAGATCTTAGTGTACAAACACAAATTAATGCCATTTTGAATCGACATTATCAGGTACTAAAATCAAACGAAATATACAATGCCGCAGCGCTAGTCATCGAAGTTGAAACAGGCGATGTTGTCGCTTATACTGGTAATGTGCCTCAGGCTTCTGTAGAGCATAGCCCTGCGGTAGATATTATCACAGCACCCAGAAGTAGCGGCTCTATTCTTAAGCCCTTTTTGTATGCTGCTATGCTCCACGATGGAGAAATGACCTCTAGTACCTTATTTCCTGATATTCCATCTCATTTTGGAGGTTATACTCCTATGAATTACGATGAGAGCTATTCGGGGGCTGTTAAAGCCAATCGAGTCATTACAAAGTCGCTCAATATTCCTTCTGTTTACATGCTAAAAAGATATGGAATGATGCGTTTTGCGGATAAATTGAGACGATTGGGGATGACAACCCTAAAATATTCTGCTAAGCATTATGGTTTGACACTAATTTTGGGAGGAGCCGAAGCGAGTCTATGGGACTTGGGGGCTATGTATTCAGGAATGGCTCGCAACCTGAACAATGTCTATGCTTATAATGGCTGGTATGATCCCAATAATTTTAGAAAGCTTAATTATTTAAATGCTAATTCTAAAGGAAGGTTGACGATGGAAGAACAAAACGTATTGCAAAAAAGTACTCCTCTGTCTGCTGCTGCGATTTGGCATACTTTTGAAGCAATGCAGGAAGTGGTACGCCCCAATGAGGATGTGTTTTGGAAAAGCTTTCCTTCTGCGGATAGGGTAGCATGGAAAACAGGAACTAGTTTTGGTTTTAGAGATGCCTGGGCAGTGGGGTGCACCCCAGAATATGTGGTTGCGATTTGGGTGGGCAACGCAGACGGGGAAGGGCGTCCTGGTTTGGTTGGAGTACATGCCGCAGCACCGATTTTATTCGATGCTTTTCGTATTTTAAATACAGATAAAACTTGGTTTGAACAACCTTATGATGAACTGTTGGAATTGTCTATTTGTAAGCAGAGTGGGCATATTGCTTCTGAATATTGTACAGATGTTGTAAAACGTTATGAGCCTAAGAGTAGCTCCAAATCAAAAGTTTGCCCTTATCACAAACGCATCCATCTATCAAAAGATCAGTTTCATCAAGTACATAGTGATTGTGAATGGCCCATGAATATGGTATCGGCTAATTACTTTGTGTTGCCACCTGCCCAAAGTTGGTATTACCAAAAGAAACATCCTAGCTATAAAATCGTACCTTCTTATAGAAGCGATTGCAAAACGAGCCTAGAAAATAGGCAAAAAAAGAGGATGGCTTTGATTTACCCTGAGGCAAATATGAAGATTTATGTACCGACCAATTTGGACGAAACCAAGAGTAGGACGGTTTTTGAAGCCAAGCATAGTGATGTTCATGCACAGCTTTTTTGGCACTTGGATAATAGTTATATTGGGCAAACCCAAGAGTTGCATTATATGGAGCTTAATCCAACCCCTGGAAAACATACCATTACAATTGTAGATGAAGATGGGGAGTCCATTCGTCGAGAATTTGTGATTATTGCTGGTGAGGAAAAATAA
- a CDS encoding class I SAM-dependent methyltransferase translates to MKELEFKEIDHIGGETLDVISDADKFNQWTYDTIEPYCKGKILEIGSGVGNISQFFLQAEASILLSDIRQVYCDELQKKFGDAPSLAGIELLDLVVPDFDQRFAHLLGTFDTVFSLNVVEHIYDDTLAIKNCKKLLKKGGHLIILVPSFQWLYNGLDKDLDHYRRYNKKSLAALFDQNELTIIRKQYFNFMGIFAWFISGKLQKNNTIPGKQMRLYNMFVPLFRWIDKLVFRRAGLSTIVVGKK, encoded by the coding sequence ATGAAAGAACTTGAGTTTAAAGAAATTGACCACATTGGGGGGGAAACCTTAGATGTTATTAGCGATGCTGATAAGTTTAATCAATGGACCTATGATACAATTGAACCCTATTGTAAAGGTAAAATATTAGAGATAGGGAGCGGTGTGGGTAATATATCTCAATTTTTCTTACAAGCAGAAGCTTCTATTTTACTCTCTGACATTCGCCAAGTATATTGTGATGAATTACAAAAGAAGTTTGGAGATGCCCCTAGTTTAGCAGGGATTGAATTATTGGATTTGGTGGTTCCTGATTTTGACCAACGGTTTGCGCATTTATTGGGAACATTTGATACTGTTTTTTCTTTGAATGTAGTAGAACACATTTACGATGATACACTGGCCATCAAAAATTGCAAAAAACTGCTTAAAAAGGGAGGACATCTTATTATTTTAGTTCCTTCGTTTCAATGGTTATACAATGGTTTGGATAAGGATTTGGATCATTATCGCCGTTATAACAAAAAATCATTGGCGGCTTTGTTTGATCAAAATGAACTGACCATTATCCGCAAGCAATATTTTAATTTTATGGGTATTTTTGCTTGGTTTATTTCAGGAAAACTGCAAAAAAACAATACCATTCCAGGCAAACAAATGCGTTTGTACAATATGTTTGTTCCTCTGTTTAGATGGATAGACAAGCTAGTTTTTCGTCGTGCTGGATTATCTACGATTGTTGTGGGCAAAAAATAG
- a CDS encoding sterol desaturase family protein: protein MKGNDQFVSAKDESPRMFENDILDYFSRAHPIMVPIVFVPIVLYFLYSSFMVHDVTVLTFIGLFVSGIIIWTLFEYFLHRYLFHLQIDTDWGRRMHFMIHGCHHDYPNDSMRLVIPTGASLALAVLMYWFFYFFIVYLLGGTIGTLHAFFASFVTGYIIYDMMHYASHYAKWKSKWFRDIQKNHLDHHYVDHDKGFGLSNVFWDRVFGTAQDSIKKNKK, encoded by the coding sequence ATGAAAGGAAACGATCAATTTGTATCAGCAAAGGATGAATCTCCAAGAATGTTTGAAAATGATATTTTAGATTATTTTTCAAGAGCGCACCCAATCATGGTGCCCATTGTGTTTGTACCTATCGTACTTTATTTTCTTTATTCCAGTTTTATGGTTCATGATGTTACCGTATTGACCTTTATAGGGCTTTTTGTATCGGGAATTATTATTTGGACTTTGTTTGAGTATTTTTTACATCGCTATTTATTCCACTTGCAGATCGATACGGATTGGGGAAGAAGAATGCATTTTATGATTCATGGTTGTCATCACGATTATCCCAATGATTCTATGCGTTTGGTTATTCCTACTGGAGCTAGTTTGGCATTGGCTGTACTCATGTACTGGTTTTTCTATTTCTTTATTGTTTATTTATTAGGAGGAACAATAGGAACCTTACACGCCTTTTTTGCATCCTTTGTTACAGGTTATATTATCTACGACATGATGCATTATGCTTCGCATTATGCCAAATGGAAAAGCAAATGGTTTAGAGATATTCAAAAAAATCATTTGGATCATCATTATGTAGATCATGACAAAGGATTTGGATTAAGTAATGTTTTTTGGGATAGAGTGTTTGGTACTGCTCAAGATAGTATCAAGAAAAATAAAAAGTAA